Genomic window (Leptospira kirschneri serovar Cynopteri str. 3522 CT):
GAGAAGAATCGGATTTTTCATATAAAATCTTGATGTCTTCTTCGATTCCTTCTGGTTGAAATCTAGAAAACATACTTTTCAAATCGGAATGTTCGTAAGAAAGAATCCGATTGAGTTCCGCTTCCGGAATAAAAACCACTCCACTGATTTTATCTGCTTGAACACTTAAAAAATTTCCGGTGCTGATCACGATAGAATATTCTCTTCCCGATTTTTCCTTTCCCTCGAGTCTAAAAAGTTTAGGAGCATTCTTTAGAATTTTATAATATTTTGTTTCGTGAATCAATCCGCCATTTTTCTTTCGAGTAACAAAAAAACGATCTGCTTTTTCCCTCAGTTCGGCCAATTCCCTTTTGTAACCAAAACTTTCACGTACTGGAGGAGTTTTTTCTTCGGGACGTCTTTTTTTATTTCTTCTTCGAAAAATGGAGAAGAACTTGCTAAAGAACGACTTAACGACGCCCATAGTCCTCTTTCACGTTAGACGGACGTTCTAAAATTTCTTTTTGCAGTTCGTATTGTTTGGCGTCTTTTAAAAAAGTAGAATATGCAGAAGAAACCGCAATCACCCAACCCGGAAAACCATCTAAAAATCCGAACTTAAAAAAATACGTTTCTATAAATTTAGAAAACGGCTTGTAGATCGTTCTCAAAATAGAAAATTTTTTTCCTTTTTTTTGTCTCGTAAACGCGACGATCGAAGAAAACTGATTGATCGTATTTACTTGATGAGAAAGATCCCGAAAACTATAATGAATAATATCTCCGTAAATTTTACCTCCTTTTCCTTGAATGCTAATATAATCGTGTGGATTTTCACCTACCCAAATCGCTTTTCCTTTTTTAAAAATACGGTAACGATATTGAGGATACCAACCGGAATGACGGATAAACTTTCCCATATGATAAGTCAGACGGGAAACTTGAAGGCCGTTTAAAGTTTCGTCGTCTTGTTTTTGTTTAAAAGTAAGAATTGAGTTTTTCAATTCCGTAGAAACTCTTTCGTCTGCGTCTAAGGAAAAAATCCAGTCGTACTTACAAAGTGCGATCGCATCGTTTTTTTGTTCGATATGACCTTTGAATCTCTGTTTATAAAATCTCACGGAAGAAAAAGACTTAGAGATCCTTTCGGTTTTGTCCGTACTGATCGAATCTAAGACCACAATTTCATCCGCAATTTCTAAACAGGATTCGATACACTCTTTTATGTTTTTTTCTTCGTTGTAGGTAATGATAGCGACCGAAAGTTTTTTTCCGATCGATTTTTGTAGAATTTCTTTTTTTTGAGTTTGTATTTTTTTCTTGGCTGGAATTGATTTTGCCATCGGTTTGATTGATTCCTGGAATCGGTTCTTTTTTCTAATGGTAGAATGAATTCCTTCTCTGTCATTGGTTTTTTAAGAGAATTTTTAGGGACTTAAGGTGAAATATAAAATCGCAAACAAACTACAAAAAGTTTCTTTAATTTCTTTCGGATTGTTTTTATTCAGCTTTCCAGTTTCGGTAAGTGTATCTCAGATATTTGGAGCGATTACGATCCTCTGTACTTATCCTTTATTTTTTTTAGAAAAAGAATCCAAACACGTTTGGAATAAAGTTCAAATTCCATTTTGGATCTTTTTAGGAATTTATATTCTACTTTTCTTATCTTCTATTTTTCAGGCAGAAGATTACTCCCCTTTTTTTAAAAAATTCTTAAAACAATCCGAGTTCGGTGATTTTTGGATGTTACTTATTTTTCCAGCTTCTTATCAAATCGCATCCGTAGAAAAAAATCAAAAAAACTTAAGAGAATTTTTATTCATATCGGCGACGATCGCGATCCTATTGGGTTGTATCAGTTTATTTTCAGAAGTTCGTATTGGAAAGTTTGTAGCAAACGGATTTAAATACGCACCGGGTGATAGGCTACAACATTTTTCCGGAAGTATAGGACCAATCAAACTCTATCTTCCGATCGGGATGATGAATACACACCTAACGTTTGGAGGGCTTTTAGGACTTTTTTTACCCGGACTTTTTATAGATTGGATTCAATCGTTTCAACAAAAAAGAACTTTTGCTTTTGGATTCAAAACCGTTTTAGTATTTACAGGATTTATAATACTCTTTTTCAATCAAAGTAGATCCGTTTGGTTAGGAGTAGTATATGTTTTACTTTTACTTATATTCTCCTTGAGAAAACATTTACCTAAAATTTCTCTAAAAACAAAAATTTTTTCTGGTCTGGTTTTGATCTCCGTTTTTCTGTCCACGGTATATTTTTTTAGGAACAATTGGCTAATTCAAAGATCAGTTTCTCAAATATTCCAAATCCATAATACAGAGAACCAAAGATATTATATATATAAAAATACAATTCCTTTACTAAGTAAACACTGGCTTATAGGAATAGGAGGAGGAAACTACAAAGACTTCCATTGGAAAGAATCTTCGAATATGATCCAAAAGGAAGAACAACTCTGGTATGAACTTTATATCACCCCAAGAGGACACGCACATAACGACCTTTTACATTTTATGATCACAGGAGGAATTTTTGCCGGAATCTTATTTTTACTTTTTTGGGGGAGATTGTTCAGTTCGTTTTTTCAAAATGATTATAACATTCAGAATGGAATTTCGATACTTACAATCGGAGTTTTAAGTTTATTTCCAGCTGGTTTTTTTCAGTGTTATCTGTTAGACGACGAAGTGGTTTTACCATTTTTCGCGTTTTGCGGAATTTTTTTAGGAAGTAGTTTATCACTTCTAAAAGTTTCTTTTGACAAAACCACGGAAAATAATTTACAACCAACCACTAAAACTTTAAACAATTTACGATATAGTTATATATTCAGAAAATTGAATTTAATTTTAGACAAATTTATAATTTCTAAAATAGACATGCAGGATGAGGAAAAAGAAAATCAAAACATTTCGCATAATGATTCTCAATCTTTAAACTCAGGTAAAACAGATAGAATTTTTAATTTAGGACAGAGTCAAACCGATTCTTCAGTTTCAACTTTTAATTTTTCTATTTTTTTCTATAAGTTAAAGAAAAAGTTTTCGCAAAACAAAATAAATTTTTCAAAAAAATTTGCATTCGAAAAAGTAATTTTATATTTTATAAAAAATTGGAATCTTTTTTTAAAAACAATTTGTGCGATTTTCATCCCAATGATTTTTTATTGGATTTTTTGGATTCCACGTTTAAATTTAGAACCTCTAGAGGTATATAATAGAAGAGTAAGATCTTCTGATCTTACTCTGACTCATGAAGTACAAAAGAATATTCTAAAATACGAATTGGATTCGGAAAAAAAAATCTCGAATGTTTTTTCTTGGATCAACACTAAACAAAATTCAAAATCACCACTTTTCAAAACTCAATCTTCCCGTTTAAACGTATCTCAAGCATCCTTACCTTTTCAAGTAGAAGGTTGTCTAACTCATCGTTATCCAAATCCTCCCCAACCTAGAAAAACTCCATTTAGTTTTGCGATTTACATTCCCGAAAATTCGATCAACCCTCCAAAATCCGCAAAGATTACGGTCGTTACTAGAGATTCTTTTGACCAAGATCAACTTTATTGGGCACATGGAGAGGGAGATTTAGGAACCATTTCTGTGGATTTACAAAAAGGAAAAAATGAAATCCTAATTCCTAATTTTCTAATGGATACAACTCCGAAAGAATTTCCGGAGGGAGTTTTTTTTCGTGATTTTAGAATCAGTTATTCCGGTTTTGAAATGGAACTGAAACCGGATCTTCCAAAATTGTATTTTGGTAGAATCTGCGATATTCTAATTCCTATAGAAAAATGAAATAGAAGAATATAAGCTCGATCTAATATAACGTGAGTTCGCGGAAGAAAAAATAGGAAAATTTTTCTAAAAATAAAAATTCCTACATTCATTTATGGAAATGATAGATCTTAGTCCTTAAAGGCTAAAAACAGTGGAGTTCCCACATTTCAAAGTTTTGTCGTAAAATTCAGATTTGTGAGAGTTCCTACATTTTATTTTTTATGGAAAAATCCGGTTTTTATAAAACAATCCCTACGCCGACTCACGTCATTTATTTCTTATTTTGTATCAGAGAATTCTGATTTTTGTAATAGTTCCACAATTAGAAGATAAAAACAAATCGCCGATTCCTTAAATCGAATCCGCGCTATATCTTTCGTATGAGTCGATCCATTTACAGATAAACGGAAATATGTAGGAACTCTTACAGGTAGTTTTTCACCAAACACAAATTAAAATCCCTAATATTTTGCACTGAAACAGTGTTTTGTGATAAAAATTAACGGTAATTAATTTTATAGAGATTAGTAGGACGTATGAAAACAATACGATTCTGAATCTGTTTCAAAACTTAAAATGTAGGAACTCTTACAAATTTTTAAAGATAGAAAAAGATCATAAAATCTGCCAAACGAATCATTTTCTGGGAATTTACTTTTAGAAAAATTTTTAGATCTAAATCAATAGAGTTGTTGAAAAATTAATTCTTGATCTGTTTGTATTGGATTGAATGGACAATTGAAGCAATTTTACGAATCTTCACTATGGAATTTTTCAACAACTCTAATCTTAAAAAATTTCTTGCATCCGATATTTACAAAAATCACTAACTTTAGGCATTCTTCTTTTGATAATTCTTCTTAAAATAAAAAACGTATCATTTATCAGAAAATGAATATTTTAGCCGTAATTTTTGTAGAAATAAAAATCTAAATGAATTTTAAAATTGGTACCTGGAGCGAGACTCGAACTCGCACGAGATTGCTCTCACAGGATTTTAAGTCCTGGGTGTCTACCATTCCACCATCCAGGCAGGATACGACGTGTGTGTCAGGCGTCGCCCGGATTCGAACCGGGGATCAAGCTTTTGCAGAGCCATGCCTTACCACTTGGCCACGACGCCGTTATAAGGTATGATTTTAAGAGAAAGATCAGTGTCAATAGAAAAGTCTTTATGAAACAAAGAAGAATCTATTTTTATCGATTAGATGGAAGAGGAAAACTTTATCACGATTCTTCCGAGCTGAAAGATCCGGAGTTCTTGGATTTTTTTATTTCTAGAATTCGCAAGAACGACACTGGGGAATATTTAGAATTTCCCTATCTTTCTATTTGTAATGGAGAATGGAATTTTATTCAACCGACAACTACGATTTTTGTTTTTCGAAAATTGGAAAACGGAAGATTGTTTTACTCTCCCGGTCTATCCGTTTCCTTTCAACCGGAGAATTTAAAAGTTTTTCAAGAATCGATAGCACATCCCGCCCCGCTTTTAGGAGAATGGGGCTCTTTTTCCAGCGAACTATTGTTAGACTTTTCAAAGCAAATTATTCAAAGGGAAGATATTCTCGTATTTGAATATTTAGGAAAAGAATTTTCGATTTCGAAAGAAAAGTAAAAATTTCACAAAAGGAAGTATTGTGAATTTTATAGTAAAACGGTCAATATGTGAAAAACGCTTGGTAATATGCTCGTATAGTTTTTGAGTAAAGTTTTTATTTTGAAATAGAAATAACGTAAACTTAGAACTAAATTCATTTCTAAATTAAATCATTGAACGATTATGTTTGCCGACGTTACGTTTCCAAACGTCTGTGTACGAAGGGATTTTAAATCAAGCCGTAATTAGGCGACGGTTGTTGTACAAATATATTTAAAAATAATAAATCGAATCTACTTTCTAATCTATTCAGAAGACCATCGAATTACTCGGAATTGACAATCCTTAAGTAAGGTTTTGATTTCCGATAATTCTTCTTCTGAACAAACAGGATTTTCTAAAATAAATATTCGTAAATTTTTCAAGATTCCTGAAGAGAAAAGCTTTTTATAATGATCGAAGGGAGTAGTAAGATCTAAATAATTATTCATATAAGTTTCATTGTATTCTCCAAATTGTAAATTTGTTAACATTGGAAAACAATTATATATAGATAAATTTTCAATGAAATTCTCATGAGCATATCCTGCTGATACATTTAATAATTCTAATGTATTGTGTTGATTTCTAAAGAAATCGGAATTCGGGGCTGATGGAGAAATTAATACTCGCAGTTTTGGGCATTTTATTACTAATTTTGCAAGGACTCCATCTTCTTGGTAAGATTCTCCAATAATAGTACGATTATGATGATCGGATTTTGTTTTTTCTATTGCAAAATATTCTAAATTTTTAAAGAATGCAGAGCCGTTGACAAGTGCATTAAGATCCCAATTTCGAGTTCCATTGGCTCCTTTATCAAGTCCTTTGAAATCTATAGATTTTAATTTTTCAGATATTTCTTTGTCACAAATTATCTCTAAGAGTTTGTAGTAGTTATCTTCGGCTGGATTTCCATAAAATTCTAAATGATATAATTCTTTGCTTTTTAACAAAACAACTCTGTCAGAATTTTCAATTTCTAAATTTCCGTTATTTTCTAATAGTTCTTTAAATTTAATTAATTTTTCCATATTTAACTTCTCGTGGTAAACATAATTATATTTGGTTTTTGATCGATAAAAAACTGGCGTTTAACGAAAGAGTCTCTTCGAGATTGCAGCCCTGAAGCACAAGGGCGCGAAGTTTGAGCGAACCTTAGTGAGCCGCCCTCGAACCGAAGTGGCAAAACAATGTGTAAAGCAGAAATGAATCCGAGCGCCTGTGCACGAAGGGATTTTAAATCAAGCCGTAGTTAGGCGACGGTTGTTTTCCTAATCCTGCATTTTTCGAAATTCTGTCATTCCCATTCAATCGTTCCGGGAGGTTTGTTCGTAAGATCAAAAAACAGATAACGAATTTCAGGAATTTTTAGAACTTCTATTTTAATTTCCTGTAAAATAGAACGTTCCATCCGAAAGAAGTTAGCAGTCATCGCTTCTTGAGATTCGACAGGACGAAGCACAATACTTTTCTCATTCTCCTTTTCTCCAATCGGAAGTAAAACTACTGGCATCTGCCAGATTTTATTATAAAGCCCCGATTTACGAATCACGGATTCAACTGTAAAATCAGCTTCACGAAGTAAGTCGGAACATTTTTTATCCAACTGCATTCCAGTAAATTGAAAATTCAGTTTTTTAAGATCCGATTCAAAAGGTAAAAAAACCACTCGATTGATAAAGTAAAATCGGTTTGAAAGATAAGTTGCTACACGATCTAAAGTGTTCCAATCCGTTTCGATGTCGTTTAACACAACACAGTTGGCGTAAGACCTTCTGTCTCCTTTGACACCCACGCTTGCAACCGGAAGAATTTTTCCGGACAAGCCACCTTGAGTTGCAAGATAAGAATCAATTTCCAATTGATCTTTTTCGGTTCCTTTTTTTTCCACTGCAAGCATACGAACCACAAGTCCCGGTCCTGGAAATGGATGACGCCCTACCCATTCCGAATTCAAACCCAGAAGCACACCCAAATCCCTTACCTCGTCTTTATAAAGATCTCGAATCGGTTCTATTACTTTTCCTTGTTCAATCAGTTTTTGAATCGCTTCTACCCGATTGTGATGCGTTTTAATGGTATGGGAATGTTTGGTTCCACCAGATTCGATCGTATCCGGATAAATCGTACCTTGACCCAAAAGCCAATCTCCTTGTTCCAGATCTAAATCCTTTACAGCACGATCTCTCGCTTCTAAAAATAGATTACCTACAATTTTTCTTTTTTCTTCCGGATCGGATTTATCTTTTAAACTTTTATAAAAAAGAGAGGATTCGTCTCTCACTGTTAGGTGAATATTTTGACTAGTTAGTTTTTTTTGAAGAGAAACAACTTCTTCCTTTCTCATAAAACCAGTATCGATCAAAAAACCTAAAACTCTTTCAGCACCAAGAGCTTTACACAAAAGAAGATACGAGACCGTGGAATCCACACCTCCGGAAACGAGCATAAAAATTTTCTGTTCCTGTTGAACTGCTTCTTGAATCTCTTTGATTTTTTCCTTTAAAAACTGATCGATTCCCCAAGTTTTAGAAACCCCACAAATCTGAATGAAGTTATCTAAAAGAACTGAACCTTTTTCGCTATGACTAACTTCTGCATGAAACTGAATTCCAAAAATTTTCTTAGATGAATTTTCAACGACCGCATAACCACAATCTTTAGAAGAAGCAATTTTAGAAAAACCTTCTGGAAGTTTTACAACTTCATCCGCGTGATTCATCCAAACCTGCTCTCCGCCTACGAAATTTTTTAAAATAGAATTTCCATTGGTTCCATGAAGTTGTAGAGAAGCAGGACCGTATTCTCCCGTTCCAGAACGTTCTACAACTCCGCCTAATAATTTCATAATGAGTTGATGACCGTAACAAATCCCAAGTATAGGAATTCCTAAATCAAAAATCCTAGATGTAATAACGGGAGAATTTGGCTCATAAACGCTTTCTGGACCGCCAGAAAGAATGATACCTGAATATTTTTGATAATTAGAAATAGGTTCTTCGTTAGAAAGAATTTCCGTATATGCCCCAAGTCTTCTAATTCTAGACGCGATTAAATGAGCGTATTGTCCGCCAAAATCAACCACGGCAATTTTTTTATGGATAACCATTCTAAGCCTCTTCTGGACTTTGCTATCGATTCGGGAAAAAGAATTTTCGCAATTACAAGATCGAAAAATCTGGTTATCAAGGAATTATCCATGAAAACGAATCATCCAGAAATCTACGACGGAAGACAGGATCATATCCCTTCTTTACAAACGCCCGAGATCGAATCTTTCACCAATGTTTACGAGGGAAAAGATTACACAATCGATTTTACGGTTCCTGAATTTACTGCAGTTTGCCCCAAAACAGGTCTTCCTGACTTTGGTGTGATTTTAGTTTCCTACATTCCCAACAAACGTTGTATCGAACTTAAATCCTTTAAAGAATATATCTTAAGCTACAGAAACGTAGGTATCTTTCACGAATTTTTAGTGAACAAGATATTGGAAGACTTAATCAAATCGGTTGATCCCAAATATTTAAAAGTGATCGGAGATTACAACGCACGCGGAGGAATCAAAACGATCGTAACCAGAGAATACATAAGACCCTAATCGGAATTTAAAGCGACATGGACTCCATTACATTTTTAGGATATATTGCGTCCTTACTAACAACAATCTCATTTTTACCCCAATTAATCCGGATCTTAATGGGAGGTAGCACAAAAGACATTTCTAGAA
Coding sequences:
- a CDS encoding LBBP_01157 family protein; the encoded protein is MGVVKSFFSKFFSIFRRRNKKRRPEEKTPPVRESFGYKRELAELREKADRFFVTRKKNGGLIHETKYYKILKNAPKLFRLEGKEKSGREYSIVISTGNFLSVQADKISGVVFIPEAELNRILSYEHSDLKSMFSRFQPEGIEEDIKILYEKSDSSQETWKDFYNWEPFWKQQIFIRLKPSILCILLVYMGAEFEQFFQSNSTKRLKSIVSNELYFLNVSGNQKENSPYTENLSLQDFEKAKKEFFQVLEQIRKKRGNN
- a CDS encoding glycosyltransferase family 2 protein is translated as MAKSIPAKKKIQTQKKEILQKSIGKKLSVAIITYNEEKNIKECIESCLEIADEIVVLDSISTDKTERISKSFSSVRFYKQRFKGHIEQKNDAIALCKYDWIFSLDADERVSTELKNSILTFKQKQDDETLNGLQVSRLTYHMGKFIRHSGWYPQYRYRIFKKGKAIWVGENPHDYISIQGKGGKIYGDIIHYSFRDLSHQVNTINQFSSIVAFTRQKKGKKFSILRTIYKPFSKFIETYFFKFGFLDGFPGWVIAVSSAYSTFLKDAKQYELQKEILERPSNVKEDYGRR
- a CDS encoding O-antigen ligase family protein, whose protein sequence is MKYKIANKLQKVSLISFGLFLFSFPVSVSVSQIFGAITILCTYPLFFLEKESKHVWNKVQIPFWIFLGIYILLFLSSIFQAEDYSPFFKKFLKQSEFGDFWMLLIFPASYQIASVEKNQKNLREFLFISATIAILLGCISLFSEVRIGKFVANGFKYAPGDRLQHFSGSIGPIKLYLPIGMMNTHLTFGGLLGLFLPGLFIDWIQSFQQKRTFAFGFKTVLVFTGFIILFFNQSRSVWLGVVYVLLLLIFSLRKHLPKISLKTKIFSGLVLISVFLSTVYFFRNNWLIQRSVSQIFQIHNTENQRYYIYKNTIPLLSKHWLIGIGGGNYKDFHWKESSNMIQKEEQLWYELYITPRGHAHNDLLHFMITGGIFAGILFLLFWGRLFSSFFQNDYNIQNGISILTIGVLSLFPAGFFQCYLLDDEVVLPFFAFCGIFLGSSLSLLKVSFDKTTENNLQPTTKTLNNLRYSYIFRKLNLILDKFIISKIDMQDEEKENQNISHNDSQSLNSGKTDRIFNLGQSQTDSSVSTFNFSIFFYKLKKKFSQNKINFSKKFAFEKVILYFIKNWNLFLKTICAIFIPMIFYWIFWIPRLNLEPLEVYNRRVRSSDLTLTHEVQKNILKYELDSEKKISNVFSWINTKQNSKSPLFKTQSSRLNVSQASLPFQVEGCLTHRYPNPPQPRKTPFSFAIYIPENSINPPKSAKITVVTRDSFDQDQLYWAHGEGDLGTISVDLQKGKNEILIPNFLMDTTPKEFPEGVFFRDFRISYSGFEMELKPDLPKLYFGRICDILIPIEK
- a CDS encoding DUF4505 family protein codes for the protein MKQRRIYFYRLDGRGKLYHDSSELKDPEFLDFFISRIRKNDTGEYLEFPYLSICNGEWNFIQPTTTIFVFRKLENGRLFYSPGLSVSFQPENLKVFQESIAHPAPLLGEWGSFSSELLLDFSKQIIQREDILVFEYLGKEFSISKEK
- the guaA gene encoding glutamine-hydrolyzing GMP synthase translates to MVIHKKIAVVDFGGQYAHLIASRIRRLGAYTEILSNEEPISNYQKYSGIILSGGPESVYEPNSPVITSRIFDLGIPILGICYGHQLIMKLLGGVVERSGTGEYGPASLQLHGTNGNSILKNFVGGEQVWMNHADEVVKLPEGFSKIASSKDCGYAVVENSSKKIFGIQFHAEVSHSEKGSVLLDNFIQICGVSKTWGIDQFLKEKIKEIQEAVQQEQKIFMLVSGGVDSTVSYLLLCKALGAERVLGFLIDTGFMRKEEVVSLQKKLTSQNIHLTVRDESSLFYKSLKDKSDPEEKRKIVGNLFLEARDRAVKDLDLEQGDWLLGQGTIYPDTIESGGTKHSHTIKTHHNRVEAIQKLIEQGKVIEPIRDLYKDEVRDLGVLLGLNSEWVGRHPFPGPGLVVRMLAVEKKGTEKDQLEIDSYLATQGGLSGKILPVASVGVKGDRRSYANCVVLNDIETDWNTLDRVATYLSNRFYFINRVVFLPFESDLKKLNFQFTGMQLDKKCSDLLREADFTVESVIRKSGLYNKIWQMPVVLLPIGEKENEKSIVLRPVESQEAMTANFFRMERSILQEIKIEVLKIPEIRYLFFDLTNKPPGTIEWE
- the queF gene encoding preQ(1) synthase, with protein sequence MDNHSKPLLDFAIDSGKRIFAITRSKNLVIKELSMKTNHPEIYDGRQDHIPSLQTPEIESFTNVYEGKDYTIDFTVPEFTAVCPKTGLPDFGVILVSYIPNKRCIELKSFKEYILSYRNVGIFHEFLVNKILEDLIKSVDPKYLKVIGDYNARGGIKTIVTREYIRP